In Miniphocaeibacter halophilus, the following proteins share a genomic window:
- a CDS encoding site-specific DNA-methyltransferase has product MSNLSQKKREEMLSYLNQLKEIHTDDESRIALEKIETALTEKKYGLVWEEHEEEVDKQLVHNIPVFREVEERKIVSDEIEGFNFLLEGDNLHSLKLLEKTHRGKIDVIYIDPPYNTGNKDFIYDDNYVGTDDGYRHSKWLSFMNERLVIAKDLLSEEGIIFISIDDNEQAQLKLLCDQTFGENNFINKLTIKTGDVYGSKAAHIDKTFVKTKDYVLIYRKSEENKKIKKVPLYDSLSDLYDTHYTHIIDDGVRYPIMDYLKENIDVSNEFKKHGLYLNKKNINKLLSLSDSFKKLFLKKIAPKLYKDSQFNQKLPDEIKNEVIRKGILNYNNKLLMSTSGDKIRHLQAFTDVLRFSDDSESIYWRTIPRGDCWTDFAKDMGNVGKEGKVLFSNGKKPLRLILQLLKWANTKSSIVLDFFAGSGTTGHAVMKLNKEDGGNRKYILCTNNENNICEEITYQRLKNIQEDLPHNLKYYKTDFIPKLSEEEDILSSKLLDYIKEMVELENMCEIDGKSRRIILSDEELQLAVKEMKEEGFLYIPSFILLTNDVKSRLDDKNIEVIPIPDYYFMEELREVNEL; this is encoded by the coding sequence ATGAGTAATTTATCTCAAAAGAAAAGAGAAGAAATGCTAAGCTACTTAAATCAGCTGAAGGAAATTCATACAGATGACGAAAGTAGAATAGCACTTGAAAAGATTGAGACAGCCTTAACTGAAAAGAAATATGGACTTGTATGGGAAGAGCACGAAGAAGAAGTTGATAAACAACTTGTTCATAATATCCCAGTGTTTAGAGAAGTAGAAGAGCGAAAAATTGTATCAGATGAAATTGAAGGCTTTAACTTTCTATTAGAGGGAGATAATCTACATTCGCTTAAACTACTAGAAAAAACTCATAGAGGAAAGATTGACGTTATCTACATAGATCCACCATATAATACGGGGAATAAAGATTTTATTTATGATGATAATTATGTTGGAACTGATGATGGATATAGGCATTCAAAATGGCTATCTTTTATGAATGAAAGGCTTGTTATTGCAAAAGACCTTCTATCCGAGGAAGGAATCATATTCATTTCTATTGATGATAACGAGCAGGCCCAATTAAAACTTTTATGCGACCAAACATTTGGTGAAAACAACTTTATTAATAAACTTACAATTAAAACAGGCGATGTTTATGGAAGTAAAGCTGCTCACATAGACAAAACATTTGTTAAGACGAAAGATTATGTTTTAATATATAGAAAAAGCGAGGAAAACAAAAAAATAAAAAAAGTGCCTTTATATGATTCACTAAGTGATTTATATGATACTCACTACACACATATTATCGATGATGGAGTTAGATATCCAATAATGGATTATTTAAAGGAAAATATAGATGTAAGTAATGAGTTTAAAAAACATGGATTGTACTTAAATAAAAAAAACATTAATAAGTTACTAAGTTTAAGCGATTCATTTAAAAAATTGTTTCTGAAAAAAATTGCTCCAAAACTTTATAAAGATAGTCAGTTTAATCAAAAATTACCAGATGAAATTAAAAATGAAGTGATTAGAAAAGGAATTCTTAATTATAATAATAAATTATTAATGAGTACTTCTGGAGACAAAATTAGACACTTACAGGCTTTTACAGATGTTTTAAGATTTTCAGACGATTCAGAATCTATTTATTGGAGAACAATTCCAAGGGGAGATTGTTGGACTGATTTTGCAAAAGATATGGGAAATGTCGGTAAAGAAGGTAAAGTTTTATTTTCTAATGGAAAGAAACCATTGAGATTGATTTTACAACTTCTGAAATGGGCTAATACTAAAAGTTCAATAGTTCTAGATTTCTTCGCAGGTTCTGGCACAACAGGTCACGCTGTAATGAAATTAAATAAAGAAGACGGTGGAAATAGAAAATATATTCTCTGTACAAACAATGAAAATAATATTTGCGAAGAAATAACTTATCAGAGATTAAAAAATATACAGGAAGATCTGCCTCACAACTTAAAATATTATAAGACAGATTTTATACCAAAACTTTCAGAAGAAGAGGATATATTATCTTCCAAACTTCTGGATTATATCAAAGAAATGGTAGAACTTGAAAATATGTGTGAAATTGATGGCAAGAGTCGAAGGATCATTTTATCCGATGAAGAGTTACAATTAGCCGTAAAAGAAATGAAGGAAGAAGGCTTTTTATATATTCCGTCATTTATTCTTTTAACTAATGATGTGAAAAGTAGGTTAGATGATAAAAATATAGAAGTTATTCCTATACCCGACTATTACTTCATGGAGGAATTAAGGGAGGTAAACGAATTATGA
- a CDS encoding helix-turn-helix domain-containing protein, giving the protein MGFSYDKLWKKLIDEKMNKLDLQNAIHTTPHTIAKMGRDENVSMEILGRICKYFKCDISEVLEYKVEEDNE; this is encoded by the coding sequence ATGGGATTTTCCTATGATAAATTATGGAAAAAATTAATTGATGAAAAGATGAATAAATTAGACTTACAAAATGCTATACATACTACTCCTCACACTATCGCAAAAATGGGACGAGATGAGAATGTGAGTATGGAGATACTTGGTAGAATTTGTAAGTATTTTAAATGTGATATATCGGAAGTTTTGGAGTATAAAGTGGAGGAAGACAATGAGTAA
- a CDS encoding phage/plasmid primase, P4 family has protein sequence MNLDNIPKYLKENASWCLWKKEVRNGKVTKVPISPVTKGYASVNNPSTFTSFNNAVNNLGSFDGLGIRVDGNLVAIDVDDCVVNGDLNDYALEIVNHFPNSYIEFSPSGKGLRIFTFLPNTITYNTDLYKMKTKEVEVYVAGFTNRFVTVTGDFYQDGEIVEESGGLMWLLEKYLKREKDNTTTTQDFKSYLTDEEIIEKASNATNKEKFLSLWTGNIEDYTSTSEADLALTSILAFYAGGDYGQIDRLFRKSKLFREKWDEQRGSKTYGEITIEKAISSLKEVYSTLPKLDASLEFGIEKLKEMGLPLSSKYSWTDIGSGRIFADFYKDKLRFVPERKSWYFYEDGIWIQDTGNLKAMKLCMKLANLLHILALDIEDEHKRKAYVKFSNRWQARGYRVSVLKDAEVHHPLNVSDFDKDPYLLNCMNGTLNLKAMEFYDHRSSDYLSKMADVIYDPYSTNDRWNRYIDEIMSADQEKAKFLQKILGYGLTGDTRHECMMVLYGMTTRNGKGTLCESILKVLGTYACASRPETLALKNKVSSSGPSEDIARLAGVRFVNIPEPGKGLVLNVAQVKSMTGNDTINARFLHENSFDFRPQFKIYINTNYLPIVNDVTIFTSGRMLIIPFDRHFTEEEQDKTLKSEFAKEEVKSAILNWLIEGYKLLQKEGLTIPNSVKDATLKYQKESDKIAIFMEDCLEEGKDYEVRTSEVYERYRSWSLENGYYLESMKTFKQSLESKATIKRKRPKDGKHKTTVLIGYRLISEFL, from the coding sequence GTGAATTTAGATAATATACCAAAGTATTTAAAAGAAAACGCAAGCTGGTGTCTTTGGAAAAAGGAGGTACGAAATGGAAAAGTCACCAAAGTTCCAATTAGTCCAGTGACTAAAGGCTATGCATCTGTTAATAATCCAAGTACATTTACTAGCTTTAACAATGCAGTAAACAATCTAGGCTCATTTGATGGCTTAGGCATACGAGTAGATGGAAATTTAGTCGCAATTGATGTAGATGATTGTGTTGTAAATGGAGATTTAAATGATTATGCACTAGAAATAGTGAACCACTTTCCAAATTCATACATTGAGTTTAGTCCAAGTGGTAAGGGTCTTAGAATTTTTACCTTTTTGCCGAACACCATTACCTACAACACCGACCTCTACAAAATGAAGACAAAAGAGGTTGAAGTCTATGTTGCAGGCTTTACTAATCGCTTTGTAACAGTTACAGGCGATTTCTATCAAGATGGTGAAATTGTAGAAGAAAGTGGAGGACTAATGTGGCTTTTAGAAAAATATCTAAAAAGAGAAAAAGACAATACAACCACCACACAAGACTTTAAAAGCTATCTAACAGATGAAGAGATAATTGAAAAAGCATCTAATGCGACAAATAAAGAAAAGTTCCTTAGTTTGTGGACAGGAAATATTGAAGACTACACTTCTACTAGTGAGGCAGATCTAGCTTTAACATCTATCCTCGCCTTTTACGCAGGTGGAGATTATGGACAGATAGATAGGCTATTTAGAAAATCCAAGTTGTTTAGAGAAAAATGGGATGAACAAAGAGGTTCAAAAACCTATGGAGAGATAACCATAGAAAAAGCAATTTCATCCTTAAAAGAAGTTTATTCTACTCTACCGAAGCTGGATGCAAGTTTAGAATTTGGAATCGAAAAGCTAAAAGAAATGGGACTACCCTTATCTTCTAAATATTCATGGACAGATATAGGTTCTGGAAGAATATTTGCCGACTTCTACAAAGATAAACTTCGCTTTGTTCCTGAAAGAAAGTCCTGGTACTTCTATGAAGATGGAATTTGGATTCAAGATACTGGAAACCTAAAAGCTATGAAACTTTGTATGAAACTAGCAAACTTACTTCATATCCTTGCCCTTGATATTGAAGATGAGCATAAAAGAAAGGCTTACGTTAAATTTTCTAACAGGTGGCAAGCTAGAGGATATCGAGTAAGTGTCCTAAAAGATGCAGAAGTTCATCATCCACTAAATGTATCTGACTTTGATAAAGACCCCTATCTTCTAAATTGCATGAATGGAACTTTAAATCTAAAAGCCATGGAATTTTACGACCATAGAAGTTCAGACTATTTAAGCAAAATGGCAGATGTGATCTATGATCCTTATTCAACAAATGATAGATGGAATAGATACATTGATGAAATTATGAGTGCCGATCAGGAGAAAGCTAAATTTTTACAGAAAATATTAGGCTACGGACTTACAGGAGACACAAGGCATGAATGCATGATGGTTCTCTATGGCATGACAACGAGAAATGGAAAAGGTACTCTGTGCGAATCTATTCTTAAAGTTCTAGGAACTTATGCCTGTGCATCAAGACCGGAAACTCTAGCATTAAAAAACAAAGTTAGCTCTTCAGGTCCCAGTGAGGATATAGCAAGACTTGCAGGAGTGCGATTTGTAAATATTCCTGAACCTGGTAAAGGTTTAGTGCTAAATGTCGCTCAAGTTAAAAGCATGACGGGAAATGACACCATCAATGCAAGGTTTCTTCATGAGAACTCTTTTGACTTTAGACCACAGTTCAAAATATACATCAATACAAACTACCTACCCATAGTCAACGATGTCACTATTTTTACCAGTGGAAGGATGCTCATTATTCCCTTTGATAGACATTTTACTGAAGAAGAGCAAGACAAAACATTAAAGTCAGAATTTGCAAAAGAAGAAGTAAAGTCTGCAATACTTAACTGGCTTATTGAAGGCTACAAACTTTTACAAAAAGAAGGACTAACTATTCCTAATTCAGTAAAAGATGCAACTCTTAAATACCAAAAGGAATCAGATAAGATTGCTATATTCATGGAAGATTGCTTAGAAGAAGGAAAGGACTATGAAGTTAGAACTTCTGAAGTTTACGAAAGGTATAGGTCTTGGTCTTTAGAAAATGGCTACTATCTTGAGAGCATGAAGACCTTTAAACAATCTCTTGAGTCTAAAGCAACCATCAAAAGAAAAAGACCTAAAGATGGAAAACACAAGACCACAGTCCTAATTGGATATAGGTTAATTTCAGAATTTCTATAA
- a CDS encoding phage major capsid protein, which translates to MLIKEKSKRNEILSANSYKTNLWNYLRNRDESSYSNIKALGLFQDGSPFMDAESKEYFREKLAEKSVVRKEATVLKNDVDSSSIVTFPNKSIATWTKAGEHDLFTDALEMKDVDVNLEYSTLSNLITIHEDFLNDPQAKIEKIILDTFANNFAKAEDKAFITGSGNGEPLGLLVDKDIKSLFATKELKLDDLKKLFFSLDSEYRENAKWIMNDKTALYLQSLKDNQSNFLWSQYDGTFMGKDILISNFMPDIDAGLKPIAFGDFSNYWIVERQNPTIKRLSEMFILKQHQGFIMREYLDAKLMDKDSILTLSIEG; encoded by the coding sequence ATGTTAATTAAAGAAAAATCAAAAAGAAACGAAATATTGTCTGCTAATTCCTATAAAACTAATCTATGGAATTATTTAAGAAACAGGGATGAATCATCTTATTCAAATATTAAGGCTCTTGGACTTTTCCAAGATGGCTCACCTTTTATGGATGCAGAAAGCAAAGAATACTTTAGAGAAAAACTTGCAGAAAAGAGCGTAGTTAGAAAAGAAGCTACAGTTTTAAAAAATGATGTAGATTCATCTTCTATTGTAACTTTCCCAAACAAATCAATTGCTACTTGGACAAAAGCAGGCGAACATGACCTATTTACCGATGCCTTAGAAATGAAAGATGTGGATGTGAATTTAGAATACAGCACATTATCTAACTTAATTACAATCCACGAAGATTTTCTAAATGATCCTCAAGCTAAGATTGAAAAAATAATCCTAGATACTTTTGCTAATAATTTCGCCAAAGCTGAAGATAAAGCATTTATAACTGGCTCTGGTAATGGAGAACCATTAGGACTTTTGGTAGACAAAGATATTAAAAGCCTATTTGCTACAAAAGAACTAAAGCTTGATGACTTGAAAAAACTATTTTTCTCTTTAGATAGTGAATACAGGGAAAATGCAAAATGGATAATGAATGATAAAACTGCTCTTTATCTTCAAAGCTTAAAAGATAATCAAAGTAACTTCTTGTGGAGTCAATATGATGGCACTTTTATGGGAAAAGATATTCTAATCTCAAACTTTATGCCAGATATTGATGCAGGTTTAAAGCCTATCGCCTTTGGAGACTTTTCAAACTACTGGATTGTTGAAAGACAAAATCCAACAATAAAAAGATTGTCTGAGATGTTTATTCTTAAACAACATCAAGGCTTTATTATGAGAGAATACCTCGATGCAAAGCTAATGGATAAGGATTCAATCCTTACCCTATCCATTGAAGGATAA
- a CDS encoding recombinase family protein, whose product MEQLNRQSSYFSANEKITALYCRLSRDDELKGESNSIRNQKDMLEKYALDMGFKNLEFFVDDGYSGTNFDRPSWNKLNGLIEDGKVENIIVKDMSRLGRDYLKVGFYTEVLFPDNDIRFIAINNGVDSNNQVENDLTPFINIFNEFYAKDTSKKIKAVFKAKGQSGKPLTTNPPYGYLKDKEDKNKWIVDEVASETVKLIFNLCIKGFGPSQIASELKSRKIPTPAEHFKSIGLNFPVEVPEIKGNWNPDTVSNILDREEYLGKVINFRTKRKSYKTKKSVDNPRSEWAIFDNIHEPIIDEETFDIVKRIRKTRRVRNNLGEMPTLSGMLFCADCGAKLYQVRGKGWSHDKEYFVCASYRKQKGKCTSHQIKNIQVEEILLREIRKITAFAKDHEDEFVDLVLKKKTSELNQTLRSQKKELEDAKNKVVKLDTIVQNLYEDNLEGKISDQRFEKMARSYDEEENALQKKIAELEEMISNSEEKEINVESFLKLIRKYTDIKELDPEIIRIFVDKIYVEQSEKIPGSKLKKQTIWIYWNFIGKVEI is encoded by the coding sequence ATGGAACAATTAAATAGACAGTCTTCTTACTTTTCAGCTAATGAAAAGATTACAGCTCTTTACTGTAGGCTTTCAAGAGACGATGAACTTAAAGGGGAAAGTAACTCAATAAGAAATCAAAAGGACATGTTAGAAAAATATGCTCTTGATATGGGATTTAAAAACCTAGAGTTCTTTGTAGATGATGGTTATTCAGGAACTAACTTTGATAGACCCTCTTGGAATAAACTAAATGGTTTAATTGAGGATGGAAAAGTTGAAAATATTATAGTAAAAGATATGAGTAGACTTGGCAGGGATTATCTAAAGGTAGGATTTTATACTGAAGTCTTATTCCCAGATAATGATATACGATTCATTGCCATTAATAATGGTGTGGACTCAAATAACCAAGTAGAAAATGACCTTACACCTTTTATTAATATCTTCAACGAGTTCTATGCTAAGGACACAAGTAAAAAGATAAAGGCTGTTTTTAAGGCTAAGGGTCAAAGTGGAAAACCACTGACAACTAATCCTCCTTATGGTTATTTAAAAGATAAAGAAGACAAAAATAAGTGGATAGTTGATGAGGTTGCATCCGAAACTGTAAAACTGATTTTTAATCTTTGTATTAAAGGTTTTGGTCCAAGTCAAATAGCAAGTGAACTAAAGAGTAGAAAAATTCCAACTCCTGCTGAACACTTTAAGTCTATAGGACTCAATTTTCCTGTAGAAGTTCCTGAAATAAAAGGAAATTGGAATCCAGATACTGTTTCCAATATTCTTGATAGAGAGGAGTATCTAGGGAAGGTCATAAACTTTAGGACTAAAAGAAAATCCTATAAGACTAAGAAAAGTGTAGACAATCCAAGGTCTGAATGGGCAATATTTGATAATATTCATGAGCCGATTATTGATGAAGAAACATTTGATATAGTAAAAAGGATAAGAAAAACAAGAAGGGTTAGAAATAACCTAGGTGAAATGCCTACACTATCAGGTATGCTATTTTGTGCAGACTGTGGTGCTAAACTTTATCAAGTACGAGGTAAAGGATGGTCTCATGATAAAGAATACTTTGTATGTGCATCCTATAGAAAGCAAAAAGGCAAATGCACTTCTCATCAGATTAAAAATATACAGGTTGAAGAAATTCTTCTAAGAGAAATTAGAAAGATTACAGCTTTTGCAAAAGACCATGAAGATGAGTTTGTTGATCTGGTTTTAAAGAAGAAAACAAGCGAACTTAATCAGACCTTAAGAAGCCAAAAGAAAGAACTGGAAGATGCAAAAAATAAGGTCGTAAAACTCGACACCATTGTTCAAAATCTTTATGAAGATAACCTGGAAGGAAAAATATCTGACCAAAGATTTGAAAAAATGGCTAGGTCTTATGATGAAGAAGAAAATGCTCTTCAAAAGAAAATTGCCGAACTTGAGGAAATGATTTCTAATTCAGAAGAAAAAGAAATCAATGTGGAATCCTTCCTAAAACTTATAAGAAAGTACACAGATATAAAAGAACTTGATCCTGAAATAATTAGGATATTTGTAGATAAGATTTATGTAGAGCAATCAGAAAAGATACCAGGTTCAAAACTAAAGAAACAAACAATTTGGATATATTGGAACTTCATAGGGAAAGTAGAGATATAA
- a CDS encoding heavy metal translocating P-type ATPase: protein MSKKNNFENEKDHHLEHNHSQHSSMDHSMHMGNLKIKFFISLILTIPIIFLSPMMGLNLPFQFTFNGSQWVVLILATILFFYGGMPFLKGAKMELQMKNPAMMTLISLGITVSYIYSLYAFILNNILKSSTHVMDFFWELATLIVIMLLGHWIEMNAVDNASNALQKMAELLPSSALVIDENGNTREIPLKDIKIGERVLVRSGDKIPVDGIVITGRTTVNESMITGEAKDVLKNINDKVIGGSINGSGTITVEVTGTGESGYLSQVMTLVSNAQKDKSKVEVLSDKVAKILFYVAVIVGLLALIIWFFLTRDFNNALERTVTVLVIACPHALGLAIPLVTAKSTSLAAKNGLLIKNREALEIAKNINIIVMDKTGTLTEGNFTVNKYISFNKSYTDENILEYMAALEQNSNHPLSIGIMNKAKELNLKLPTVDNVKNLPGIGLEGKIDGKDIKITSSNYLVNNKIKFDYNLFEELSSQGNSISFLLIDNKNIGLVAQGDNIKSGAKKMIDDLKSLGIKPVMLTGDNKQVANNVAKQLGIEDIFAGLLPEDKEKIIREYEEEGNTVMMVGDGINDAPSLARANIGVAIGAGTDVAIESADVILVKSDPSDILHFLTLAKNTQRKMVQNIWWGAGYNIIAIPLAAGILAPVGILLSPAVGAILMSMSTIIVAINAMTLKME from the coding sequence ATGTCTAAAAAAAATAATTTCGAAAATGAAAAAGACCACCATTTAGAGCATAATCATTCCCAACATAGTAGTATGGACCATTCAATGCATATGGGGAATTTAAAAATCAAGTTTTTTATTTCTTTAATTCTAACAATTCCTATTATTTTCCTATCTCCAATGATGGGACTTAATTTACCTTTTCAGTTTACCTTTAATGGTTCTCAGTGGGTTGTTCTAATTTTAGCAACTATTTTGTTTTTCTATGGAGGCATGCCTTTTTTAAAGGGAGCTAAAATGGAATTGCAAATGAAAAACCCTGCAATGATGACCTTAATTTCCCTAGGTATTACCGTTTCATATATATACAGTTTGTACGCCTTCATTTTAAATAATATTTTAAAAAGCAGTACCCATGTAATGGACTTTTTTTGGGAACTGGCTACTTTAATTGTTATTATGTTACTGGGTCACTGGATAGAAATGAACGCTGTTGACAATGCAAGTAATGCCTTACAAAAAATGGCTGAACTACTACCAAGTTCTGCACTGGTAATTGATGAAAATGGAAATACAAGAGAAATTCCCCTTAAAGATATAAAAATCGGAGAAAGGGTTTTAGTAAGGTCCGGCGATAAAATTCCTGTTGACGGAATAGTTATTACAGGACGGACAACAGTAAATGAATCTATGATTACCGGTGAAGCAAAAGATGTTTTAAAAAATATTAATGACAAGGTCATTGGCGGTTCCATAAATGGTTCAGGAACAATTACAGTTGAAGTAACAGGAACAGGGGAATCCGGCTACCTATCCCAGGTAATGACCCTGGTTAGTAACGCACAAAAGGACAAATCAAAAGTAGAGGTATTATCGGACAAGGTTGCAAAAATACTTTTTTATGTAGCTGTAATAGTTGGACTATTGGCCTTAATAATATGGTTTTTTCTTACAAGGGACTTTAACAACGCCTTGGAAAGAACTGTTACAGTGTTGGTAATTGCATGTCCTCACGCCCTTGGCCTTGCAATACCTTTAGTTACAGCTAAGTCTACCTCCCTAGCTGCAAAAAACGGTCTATTAATAAAAAATAGAGAAGCACTGGAAATAGCAAAAAATATTAATATAATTGTAATGGATAAAACAGGAACTTTAACAGAAGGTAATTTTACTGTAAATAAATATATTTCCTTTAATAAATCCTATACCGATGAAAATATATTGGAATATATGGCTGCATTGGAACAAAACTCCAACCACCCACTTTCCATTGGAATAATGAATAAAGCTAAAGAACTTAATTTAAAATTACCAACAGTTGACAATGTGAAAAATCTACCGGGAATAGGTTTGGAAGGAAAAATTGACGGAAAAGATATTAAAATTACAAGTTCTAATTATCTGGTAAATAATAAAATCAAATTTGATTATAACTTATTCGAAGAATTGTCCTCACAAGGTAATTCAATAAGTTTCTTACTAATTGACAATAAAAATATTGGACTTGTAGCTCAAGGAGATAATATTAAATCCGGTGCTAAAAAAATGATAGATGATTTAAAATCCTTAGGAATAAAACCTGTTATGTTAACAGGTGACAATAAACAAGTGGCTAATAACGTTGCAAAGCAACTTGGTATAGAAGATATTTTTGCCGGACTTTTACCAGAGGACAAAGAAAAAATAATAAGGGAATATGAAGAAGAAGGAAATACTGTAATGATGGTCGGTGACGGAATAAATGACGCTCCAAGTCTTGCCCGAGCCAATATAGGAGTTGCTATAGGTGCAGGTACAGATGTTGCCATAGAATCAGCAGATGTTATATTAGTTAAAAGTGATCCTTCAGATATTTTACATTTTCTTACTTTAGCAAAAAACACTCAAAGAAAAATGGTTCAAAATATTTGGTGGGGAGCAGGTTATAATATTATAGCTATACCTCTTGCCGCCGGTATATTAGCACCTGTCGGAATATTGTTAAGTCCAGCTGTCGGCGCAATACTAATGTCAATGAGTACAATTATTGTAGCAATTAATGCTATGACCTTGAAAATGGAATAA
- a CDS encoding GNAT family N-acetyltransferase has product MLTHCGTRKINTDRLLLRPFKYDDYRDMSDNWIGDIKIQSMLSEPAYTTKDEVISLLDNYISSYEKEDYYRWAIVEKESQSCIGQIAIFLVDNKNHFCEIEYCIGSLFQRKGYCTEAVKEIIDYGFSKINMHKIQVCHKENNMASKGVIEKCGFKYEGTLRDYFFIDGKYVDRFYYSMLRDEWKN; this is encoded by the coding sequence ATGCTAACTCATTGTGGGACTAGGAAAATAAATACAGATAGGTTGTTGTTACGACCATTTAAATATGATGATTATAGGGACATGTCGGATAATTGGATTGGTGATATTAAAATACAGTCCATGCTTTCAGAGCCGGCATATACTACTAAGGATGAGGTTATTTCCTTACTGGATAATTATATTTCATCTTATGAAAAAGAAGATTATTACAGATGGGCAATAGTGGAAAAGGAATCACAAAGTTGTATTGGACAAATTGCAATTTTCCTTGTTGACAATAAAAATCATTTTTGTGAAATAGAATATTGTATTGGCAGCTTATTTCAAAGAAAAGGCTATTGCACTGAAGCTGTAAAGGAAATAATAGACTATGGTTTTTCCAAAATTAATATGCATAAAATACAGGTATGTCATAAGGAAAATAATATGGCTTCTAAAGGAGTAATTGAAAAATGTGGTTTCAAATATGAAGGAACACTAAGAGATTATTTCTTTATAGATGGGAAATATGTAGACAGGTTTTATTACTCTATGTTAAGAGATGAATGGAAAAATTAA
- a CDS encoding S41 family peptidase produces MKKKRIAFGIIIFIIVGILGVFTYKIIRDPKIEDYNYFWETLEEAFPYYSFLNEDNRLEKIKEEHKVKLDDLDYGNKDKIINFYNNIIYNITNGRTIAHLGAYEKGQYMSLLKYSYLYEEINKLQKEEQIEYFYKSFGGDKKSIEKDLEEILQSLKYEEKKLDSIVQNKRIQAFYNITEEDTKYLRNTVKKELGLEAENNSTLKAAEAYMNSNIEKSIYIRLYSFDPTATDDDCYNRIINFIKSNNEKENLIIDIRGNGGGDSQYWMRIMKYLIKKPESAKSISLFKENKILEKYYKVPKDYRKYIRDLDEKDIVKFKYSKDFDFILEKTGTSLKPFGEEPIFNGRIWVLVDEGVYSAAMDFMDFCNSIDYITTVGRNAGGGMNVGDCYLALPNCGLVYIFDLSVRLNKEFLPTDIYGVSPDIYTEDDALEYVKKEIEK; encoded by the coding sequence ATGAAAAAGAAAAGAATAGCATTTGGAATTATTATATTTATAATTGTAGGAATTTTAGGGGTATTTACATACAAAATCATTAGAGATCCCAAAATTGAAGATTACAATTATTTTTGGGAAACTTTAGAAGAGGCTTTTCCCTACTATAGTTTTTTAAATGAGGACAATAGATTAGAGAAAATAAAAGAAGAACATAAAGTTAAATTAGATGACTTGGATTATGGAAATAAAGATAAAATTATAAATTTTTATAATAATATTATTTATAATATTACAAATGGTAGAACTATAGCCCATTTAGGAGCTTATGAAAAGGGACAGTATATGAGTCTTTTAAAATATTCATATTTATATGAAGAAATAAATAAACTTCAAAAAGAAGAACAAATAGAGTATTTTTATAAATCATTTGGAGGAGATAAAAAATCTATAGAAAAAGATTTAGAAGAAATATTACAGTCTTTAAAATATGAAGAGAAAAAACTAGATAGTATTGTACAAAACAAAAGGATACAAGCTTTTTATAATATTACAGAAGAAGATACTAAATATTTAAGAAATACAGTAAAGAAGGAACTAGGATTAGAAGCTGAAAATAATAGTACTTTGAAAGCTGCAGAAGCTTATATGAATTCTAATATTGAAAAATCAATTTATATAAGATTATACAGTTTTGATCCCACAGCTACAGATGATGATTGTTATAATAGGATTATAAATTTTATTAAGAGTAATAATGAAAAAGAAAATTTAATTATTGATATACGGGGAAATGGTGGAGGGGATTCTCAGTATTGGATGAGAATTATGAAATATTTAATTAAAAAACCTGAAAGTGCTAAAAGTATTAGCTTATTCAAAGAAAATAAAATATTAGAAAAATACTACAAGGTGCCTAAAGATTATAGAAAATATATTAGGGATTTAGATGAAAAAGATATTGTAAAATTTAAATACAGTAAGGACTTTGACTTTATTTTAGAAAAGACAGGAACAAGTTTAAAACCCTTTGGCGAAGAACCAATATTTAATGGTAGAATCTGGGTTTTAGTAGATGAAGGTGTATATTCAGCTGCAATGGATTTTATGGATTTTTGTAACTCCATAGACTATATAACAACAGTAGGAAGAAATGCCGGCGGTGGTATGAATGTAGGAGATTGTTATTTAGCCTTACCTAATTGTGGGCTGGTTTATATATTTGATTTGTCTGTAAGGCTAAATAAGGAATTTCTACCTACTGATATTTATGGAGTATCACCGGATATTTATACAGAAGATGATGCTTTAGAATATGTGAAAAAGGAAATAGAAAAATGA